tataaataaccaacaacaacgataataatattaaaaaaaaaaaaaaaaaaaaaacaaattatgacaGCTGTAGACCGCATTTAttaagttacaaatattataaatgcgaaagaaaccGTCTGTCCGTTGCGCCTTAACGGCCAAACCACTTAAacaaatttgatgatattttttatgaagtaaGCTTAAAACCGAACAAAAGACATCGGCTACTttattatacctaacacctgacgaataacccctaaaacgtgatcagttgtttaataaaattgaaaatagtgcaataaaaaataactactctGCATATTATGATTTGACTTATGAGTAAGGAAGCCATGTAATGAAACCTTAATAAACGTaaacaattcaaattttatttattattgctatttgtttttcctttcttattttgaaatgtcaTATTCTGTCTTCAAATAtcgaatttaaatgaaaatcctCACCAAGCCAACGTTTAAACTCAATAGTAAATTTGGTTTCAGTATTATAATCTAAAGTGATTAATTCactgtttaattaataacatacacTTATATCACAACGAACTCTGTATCTGATCTATATTTcaccattttatattttatctatacttaaaacatttttttaaacagtttgtGGTGTTTTtgccttattatttattataactaaattcTTATGTCGATTCTCGTTTACATAGGAGTGTACTTTAATCCGGTATCATTGAGCATTGTAACGACCCATGCGTCGGGAGGCAGCTGGCCTGACTCCAGAAGTTTAACCGCTGCAGCCACATTAGCACCACTCGTGTATCCCACGTACAAGCCTTCTTTCTCTCCAATGAGTTTTTTGTAGTACAATGCCTCATCGTCGCTTACGGTAAGAGTTCCGTCAAGGTAACCGAAACTGAAAAGATTCGGAACGCATCCGTATCCAGATCCTTGTAGCAAATGTAGTGGTTTCGTTATAGGTTGACCTCTGATTGGCTCAGAACCTTTTGGCTCAACTACGTAACATTTACAATTAGGATTTTTTTCCTTAAGATATTTAGACGTTCCAATAAAAGTTCCAGCCGTGCCGACTGTAGCTACAAAAGCGTCGACGTGGTGTCCAGTTTGTTTCCAAATTTCCGGTCCAGTGCTGTTATAATGTGTGTCTGAATTCATCGTATTATTAAATTGGTCCACAAAATATGACCCTGTCGATTTTACTAATTCCAGCCCTTTCTTTTCTGCGGCTTGCACGTCTGCTAAGGTTACATTACCATAAGTGCCTTCTACTTGTGGTACTCGAACACACTTTGCACCGAGGGCTTCCATGTGTAACGCTCTTTGCACGCTATTACCCTCAGACATGGTAAGAGTAAGTGGATGTCCATATACTGCACAAACAACTGCAAGACCACATCCTTGATTGCCAGATGTGACTTCTAAAACAGACGCTCCAGGTTTAAGATCTCCATTCTCGAGagctttttttatcatatgaAGTGACGAGCGACATTTTATTGACCCTCCGGGATTCATGAATTCACATTTAGCCAGTATACGACCCGGTCCGGACCAAATTCTGTCGAGAGCAACGATAGGTGTGTTCCCAATAAGTTCCAACGCCGAAGCTTTGATTTCGTTGGCAACTTCGTCGTTTAAAGTCATGACTTTAGTTGTTAGAAGTGTGATAAACGATGCGCTATTACGATTGAGTCCCAATTAATACTGAATTAAATTGATCGGTGTGACGTCCCTTTAATTCGCTAATCATCGAAGacgtttttatatgtttattgtatattaatataataaaaaaatgacgaaACCCGAATCACATTTGAGTAAATTTCTGAAACCAAACTTGATCTACTGATAAaaagtattgtaataaaattattgattgacAATCATGTTGATATGTTCATAAATTGGTGGTTTTTTagtcaaatttatttgtttataggcTAATCGATAAGATAATCTATTAACATTAAAAGCCGCTTTTATTAGTTCTTTAATTATACGATTTTTCCAGCTCCATTATTGCAGCGGCATAACTCGGCTGATCCcttctctgtctgtctgatcTGTCTTTTCGGCCCGCATGACCTCGCAGTAACGTAGGGCACAGGGGGCATGATTACCTTCTTCCCCATAGGAGAGCTCCACCATGCACAGCACAGCACCGGCACAGCATGCAATGAACCAGCACAGCATGAAAGAGACTACggatacattatataaacacgATCCTGCAACCTACAATCCGTGGTGAATTCGGCCACCGCAATGGTTTCATAATGAGTAAAAATCCCACATCACCTGGTGCCCGGGTACCTTTTTGAAGGTTTCCACTGCTAGGAAAAAATGATCATCACTCgcgattattattaatgattctaataataataaaaatctaaatacttTAACAGCCGATTTTATAGAAAATCATCCAGCAGCAATTATATACCAACACTCAACAGTTATCGTAAAATGTGGCAAGCATATGattaattgagccgagatggcccagtggttagaacacgtgcatcttaaccgatgatttcgggttcaaacccaggcaggcaccactgaattttcatgtgcttattttgtgtttataattcatctcgtgctcggcggtaaaggaaaacatcgtgaggaaacctggatgtgtctaatttcaacgaaactctgctacatgtgtattccgccaacccgcattggagcagcgtggtggaacatgctctaaaccttctcctcaaagggagaggaggctttagcccagaagtgggaaaatttaggctgctaatgctaaaaaaatatgattgattATCACCAACTGTTATGTGCATAAGCGCCATAATACCTGCCCCTAGGCCGAGGTGGGATCATTCATTCAACAAGGTGAAATGTCGtactacacacacacaaacgGTCACGCTTTAAACTTTCATTGTACACCAATTACAGTCAAGACAAACAAGGGATTGTCCTTTTTTCGATCAACACATAAGCAGCGATGTGTGTGTTGTTTCGTTAcgatttgtttttcaatatctaaaataatatccttATAAGATAAAGATGAATTGAATAACGCTGATTCATCCGTAGATGGAAATGTGCCGGCCATCTTATCAAAAGATAAAGCAAAAAGAAGAGTGTATGACCGGCTCAAAGAAAGCATGAAAAAAAGCCATTATTTAGGCCTGTGGTACCTGACCTATGACACTGCTACGgaattatttgtttctttgaTAAGTCTAACTAATAAATTCTCTAACTCCTTTAATACTGCGAGTAGCAGAACTGCAgttcgtaaaaaaaatccgaatatttcttatgataaaaaaatggtatttgtTTTTTAGACATTAAACGGATTTTTTTTAGTTCACGAATAGTTTTaccattcaaaaaaaaattattaaaaccagTATCAAATGCTgacttcaaaaaaataaaacagtgaaAGTTTACACTaaacaaatagtatttattttgagatattttaattattatgagatTATGATAAGAATATACctgatatttaattacttatattggaTATTAGATTCAATCTTAAGtatgttttcttacaaattGTCTTAAAAGTATCACAATTATCAAAGCTCCTGGCgtaattttattagcaatattagatttttaaatatcacattaagTCATATTTAGGCTGATCATTTTTACCTTCCGATATTTCCCCGAACCAAGCAGGCTGCTTTGTAGAGTTTGAATCCGCCAAAACCTCTGCGACGAGGCTGAgattgttttgatataaaaaaaatatatggcacTTTTACGCCGAGCTCTCCTCGTATTGCCGGCAACTGTCTGAAAAAGGATATGACaggcatattttattttattttacgtagtTTAATTGTTTCTTTAACTTCATTGAACAAATTCGGTCACCGTCCCTCCTCCGTCCCTCACTAGACTATAACGGTCTTGCATAAAGAGGCAGCATGAGGGCCGCTGCCACTAGGTTGCAACATTGGTACGACTGATCGCAGGGCAGGGAACTCCATCCTGGCAACTCCTGGCTGATCTCCAGGCGGCTGCTCTTGGAAGTGTAATAGTAAAGGATGGAAACCAGAGCGAGCGGCGAGGGGCCTATCAGCAGCCCTGGTGACGACCGACGCGATCACTTGAGTCACTGGGAAGAACGGAATCACGACACTGCGTGAGGAGATTGCATCCACTGACTCGCTCCGGCACTATGTGTACTCTCTTTCCGCTGTAAGCCTCGCCGGGAGTAGGAGGattttcttcttacagaatacctttGCAGTATAGAAATCATATACTCAAAGAGGAAACGGCTCAAAACGATAtccaaaaaatatgaaaatcctATGTAGGCGTATCATTATCAATATTCGAGAAAAGATAATAATCAGTCAATACGTAAAAATAATAGTCAGCCAATAtatgttataacatttttactgaTATATTACACATATCGTTAACATACACGAAGAATAATGTAGGTCCCAATGTGCTACCTAGTGTAATACCATACATACATGTGGTAACTTTACTACAAGAGTTCTCaactttcaaaattaaaaaagaattccTCTCTCTCACAAACGGGTGTAGCTTATCGGCTATTACAAAAATGCTATCATTCATACGTGACTCTTATTAGAGATaagttaattatatgtatataatgtaaattttttatttatataagaaagttAACTTAgcaaaaatacatgaaaaattCTCTTCGATACCTTGTGCCACccttttttcttttaacatatttattacatgatttaaataatgaacgaaaatattttttttttttagtaatgcataaaaaaaggtgataataaattaaaataactgttatatttttatacactgGTGATGAAGCTGCCTCGTCGTCTTTAGACGACACGAAAATCCGAACAGACGtcattttatttcttctttaattaaaaataggaaccagagttaaattatttattaagatgtattattgtcaaatataatacattatttctttattttaaatatatgttattaatgaaAGATGAAATTGAttcaaaaattacaatttttatttattttccactaGTATcgtttgtaacattttaaaacaatctcACCAATTCGGATATCAATTAACATCTGTGAAATCTATAATCGAACCTCTAAGAATTCGTGATAAAAGCGTAATATACCTAATTAACAGTTTTAATTGCTTCTGTtcgttcaaatatataatttatttaaggtagAACTTTCTATGAACTGGTTCAAGACTCGGTTAATAACTAATTGCAGAAAATGTAGGGTCAAGATATATGGTCCTGATCATTCTTTTTGAAATCAGTCAGAAAAAAACAGTCTGAAAATACCTCGAAGAGCTGATTAAATCAGTGTTAATGATCAGTACGCATCTTTCACGCTTTAGTCCGAAAATCCCGAACATTAGTCAAGGTTAAATTAGGGGTTTAAATTCAtggaattacaataaataatcaacGTACAAGAATCACACAATAATCTTTAGAACATTTACTAAAACAGAATTTTATTCTATACCTTTACTAATTTTCAATAAGAAAAttagtgtaataataaattaagatttattcaaGACATTTGATAACACAGAGCAAAGTCACATTAAATGTTAGCGAACTGGctcattatttctatataagtaGGAAAAACCTAATTAGTGCAGCAGACAAATATCGACATGCTGACGTACGCGTGGGCCCTATTGGTCCTCGGACTAGTTCaggtatttatatgaaaatatctatagaaataaaaatatgttatgtcaagcacgaaaatattttaccattGCTTTAAAAAGTTTGTCGTATTTTTAAAGTGCTTTATTATAACCGTATAAGTACAAAAGTATgtctcttttttatttgtttaagttgCATTTTATTTTCGTACAATATCTTATTGTTTTTCTTCTAAAGTATAATGCTTACTCTGTTCTCAATGAGTATCTTATAAAGAAAAATCCTTCTcacttaattacttataagtttaatatattgttaaaagcTCTTAACATAACTATAAGCCTATTTCCAGAATTACctacaaaaagtttatattttaaatatgaaggAGACATTAGTTTCGTAAGTGGTGGTgcactaagaaaggattttgaAAAAATTTACATTCCTGTATCTAAACCTTATAAATTGAGTTCATGATATAAGACAAAAAGGGCTTATGTGATTGTGGCATTAAATAGATGTATCgcgaaaaactttttttttttgtatgtttattaagATTTCACAACTTTGGAGTTGATTGTAAATTAAGAGTAATaccatataaatgataattcaaataataaagacGTTCCTTTTTTATTAGCGCTTTTTGGTTGGTCAAAGTATAAACTATACAGCcaaaaaacaatgttaataattattgctaaGCAACTTGCAATATGC
This is a stretch of genomic DNA from Vanessa atalanta chromosome 20, ilVanAtal1.2, whole genome shotgun sequence. It encodes these proteins:
- the LOC125072103 gene encoding putative inactive cysteine synthase 2, producing MTLNDEVANEIKASALELIGNTPIVALDRIWSGPGRILAKCEFMNPGGSIKCRSSLHMIKKALENGDLKPGASVLEVTSGNQGCGLAVVCAVYGHPLTLTMSEGNSVQRALHMEALGAKCVRVPQVEGTYGNVTLADVQAAEKKGLELVKSTGSYFVDQFNNTMNSDTHYNSTGPEIWKQTGHHVDAFVATVGTAGTFIGTSKYLKEKNPNCKCYVVEPKGSEPIRGQPITKPLHLLQGSGYGCVPNLFSFGYLDGTLTVSDDEALYYKKLIGEKEGLYVGYTSGANVAAAVKLLESGQLPPDAWVVTMLNDTGLKYTPM